The Methylomicrobium lacus LW14 genome window below encodes:
- a CDS encoding chemotaxis protein CheB — protein MNDSAHEKNVPAESPHPIVGIGASAGGLEALEQFLSHVPDHSGMAFVVIQHLDPNYKGLMPELLQRITKMKVAQAVEHMPVEADCVYVIPPNKDLSILHGALHLLDPVAPRGLRLPIDYFFRALAEDQHERAIGVILSGMGSDGTLGLRAIKEKAGLVLVQTPASAQFDGMPRSAIDKGLADIIAPAEELPDKIVSYLRHLPCVDHSEAEPILEPKPRSALEEVVTLLRVRTGNDFALYKKNTILRRVERRMGLHQIDDMRVYARYLRENPQELDLLFKELLIGVTSFFRDPSVWEHMKTAAIPALLAAYPGGKDLRAWVPACSTGEEAYTLAIVFKETLQQLKLQGRFTLQIFATDLDENAIDQARKGSYPGNIAVDVSPERLTRFFVCEENGYQVNKEIRETVIFAPQNIITDPPFTKLDILCCRNLLIYLGPELQKKLLPLFHYALVRRGCLLLGNAESVGGFTDLFTPIDNQSRIYLRTDKSLPVVEVDFPKKDVAITAAARKESKVIGPPANLQTLVEQFLLENFAPAAVLINADGDILYISGRTGKYLEPAAGKANWNIHAMAREGLRHGLAMGLKKVLRQPETVHVSGVTIGSNGGKQAVNLTIQAIDKPEALRGMLAVVFTEVQKAGKSSTRKQQTENEPLLAELHQAREELQTLREEMQTSQEELKSSNEELQSTNEELQSTNEELMTSKEEMQSMNEELQTVNTELQSKVDELSRVNNDMNNLLNSMEIATVFLDNALHIRRFTNHATHLFKLIAGDIGRPLSDIATDLDYPQLHHDAQEVLRTLVFTQKQITTRDGRWYKVRIMPYRTQDNVIDGVVITFIDFTETKKMEAELRRKPNEHNIHPI, from the coding sequence ATGAACGATTCGGCGCACGAAAAAAATGTTCCTGCCGAAAGTCCGCATCCCATCGTCGGTATCGGCGCCTCGGCGGGCGGACTGGAAGCGCTGGAGCAGTTTCTGTCGCACGTGCCCGACCACAGCGGCATGGCGTTCGTTGTGATCCAGCACCTCGATCCCAACTACAAGGGCTTGATGCCCGAACTCTTGCAGCGTATCACCAAGATGAAAGTGGCGCAGGCCGTCGAGCACATGCCAGTGGAGGCCGATTGCGTGTATGTGATTCCGCCGAACAAAGATTTGTCGATCCTGCACGGCGCGTTGCACCTGCTCGACCCGGTAGCGCCGCGCGGCCTGCGTCTGCCGATCGATTACTTTTTTCGCGCCTTGGCCGAGGATCAGCACGAACGCGCCATCGGCGTCATTCTTTCGGGCATGGGTTCCGACGGCACACTGGGACTGCGCGCGATCAAGGAAAAGGCCGGTCTGGTGCTGGTACAGACCCCCGCATCCGCCCAATTTGACGGCATGCCGCGCAGCGCCATCGATAAAGGCTTGGCCGACATCATCGCGCCGGCGGAAGAACTGCCGGACAAGATAGTCTCTTATCTCCGGCACCTGCCTTGTGTTGATCATAGCGAGGCCGAGCCGATTCTCGAACCCAAACCGCGAAGTGCGCTGGAAGAAGTTGTCACTCTGCTTCGCGTCCGTACCGGTAATGATTTTGCGCTCTATAAGAAAAACACCATACTGCGCCGCGTCGAACGGCGCATGGGGCTGCATCAAATCGACGACATGCGCGTCTATGCGCGCTATTTACGCGAAAACCCACAGGAACTGGACCTGCTGTTCAAGGAATTATTGATCGGCGTCACCAGTTTCTTCCGCGATCCTTCGGTTTGGGAACACATGAAAACCGCTGCCATTCCGGCGCTATTGGCGGCTTATCCGGGCGGTAAGGATCTCCGCGCCTGGGTGCCGGCCTGTTCCACCGGGGAGGAAGCCTATACCCTGGCGATCGTGTTCAAGGAAACGCTGCAGCAACTCAAACTCCAAGGCCGTTTCACGCTGCAAATTTTTGCCACCGACCTCGATGAGAATGCGATCGATCAAGCCCGAAAAGGGAGTTACCCCGGCAACATCGCGGTCGATGTTTCACCGGAACGACTGACCCGCTTTTTTGTCTGCGAAGAAAACGGTTACCAGGTCAACAAGGAAATCCGCGAGACGGTGATTTTTGCGCCGCAGAATATCATCACCGATCCGCCGTTCACCAAGCTGGATATTCTCTGCTGCCGTAATCTGCTCATCTATCTCGGTCCTGAGCTGCAGAAAAAACTGCTGCCCTTGTTCCACTATGCGCTGGTTCGCCGGGGTTGCCTGTTGCTCGGTAATGCCGAATCCGTCGGCGGTTTTACCGATCTGTTCACGCCTATCGATAACCAGTCGCGGATCTACCTGCGCACCGACAAGTCGTTGCCGGTCGTGGAAGTCGATTTCCCCAAGAAAGACGTTGCCATAACGGCGGCCGCCAGGAAAGAATCCAAGGTCATCGGCCCGCCGGCTAATCTGCAAACGTTGGTGGAGCAATTTTTGCTGGAGAATTTCGCGCCGGCGGCGGTGCTGATCAATGCCGATGGCGATATCCTCTACATCAGCGGCCGTACCGGAAAATACCTGGAGCCCGCGGCTGGCAAAGCCAACTGGAACATCCATGCGATGGCCCGCGAGGGCTTGCGCCACGGACTGGCCATGGGGCTGAAGAAAGTGCTGAGGCAACCGGAAACCGTGCACGTGTCCGGCGTTACGATTGGCTCCAACGGCGGCAAGCAAGCCGTCAATCTGACCATTCAAGCAATCGACAAGCCGGAGGCATTGCGCGGTATGCTGGCCGTGGTATTCACCGAGGTGCAAAAAGCGGGCAAATCATCGACCCGCAAACAGCAAACTGAAAATGAGCCGTTGCTGGCGGAACTACATCAAGCGCGCGAAGAACTTCAGACCCTGCGTGAAGAAATGCAAACCTCGCAGGAAGAACTTAAATCGTCCAACGAAGAACTGCAATCCACCAATGAAGAATTGCAGTCGACTAACGAAGAACTGATGACATCCAAGGAAGAGATGCAGTCGATGAACGAGGAATTGCAAACCGTCAATACCGAATTGCAATCCAAGGTGGACGAATTGTCGAGAGTCAACAACGACATGAACAATCTGCTGAACAGCATGGAAATCGCGACGGTGTTTCTGGATAACGCACTCCATATCCGGCGCTTTACCAACCACGCCACCCATCTGTTCAAGCTGATCGCAGGCGATATCGGGCGGCCTTTGTCCGATATCGCCACCGATCTGGACTATCCGCAACTGCATCACGATGCCCAGGAAGTGCTAAGAACGTTGGTGTTTACCCAAAAACAAATCACCACGCGCGATGGCCGCTGGTATAAAGTGCGTATCATGCCGTATCGTACCCAAGACAACGTGATCGATGGAGTGGTCATCACCTTTATCGACTTCACCGAAACCAAGAAGATGGAAGCGGAGCTGCGGAGAAAACCAAATGAACACAACATCCACCCCATCTGA
- a CDS encoding toprim domain-containing protein — translation MSGVTQAEPGRILIAEGFATGVSLHEWFKQPCIVAFNAGNLEPVAKRIRALYPNHELIICGDNDESGAGQKAARAAALAVGGRYLLPPIVRTDFNDTINAWHDAANTEVAV, via the coding sequence ATGTCTGGCGTTACTCAGGCCGAACCGGGGCGGATTCTGATAGCCGAAGGTTTTGCCACCGGGGTGAGCCTGCACGAATGGTTTAAACAGCCTTGTATTGTGGCGTTCAATGCCGGGAACCTGGAGCCAGTCGCCAAGCGGATCAGGGCGCTATATCCGAACCATGAGTTGATTATCTGCGGCGATAACGACGAATCCGGCGCCGGACAGAAAGCGGCGCGGGCGGCGGCGCTGGCCGTGGGCGGGCGTTATCTGTTACCGCCAATCGTGAGAACTGACTTCAACGACACAATAAACGCTTGGCATGATGCGGCCAACACGGAGGTAGCAGTATGA
- a CDS encoding helix-turn-helix transcriptional regulator, with amino-acid sequence MFDSKNNLPATGYVRLPQIIGDRKRGIPGVLPIGRTTFLTGVKTGKYPKPVKLGARSVAWRVEDIRALLELIGAEA; translated from the coding sequence ATGTTCGATTCAAAAAATAACCTTCCAGCAACTGGCTACGTTCGACTTCCTCAAATCATAGGCGACCGTAAGCGCGGCATTCCCGGCGTTCTGCCCATCGGACGAACGACCTTCTTAACCGGCGTCAAAACCGGCAAATACCCCAAACCCGTAAAGCTGGGCGCGAGGTCTGTAGCCTGGCGCGTCGAGGACATCCGCGCACTGCTGGAATTGATCGGCGCGGAGGCTTGA
- a CDS encoding tyrosine-type recombinase/integrase, with protein MALSDTACKNAKPKEKPYKLADEKGMFLLINPNGSKYFRLKYRFAGKEKLLALGVYPETSLKDARSKRDQAREQIAKGIDPGITRKIEKTGSAENTFSAVAKEFIEANKNRWSVSHREHVEQCFERDVYPWMGNRPLKDLSAVEVLATLRRIVDRGALETAARTKQFIGQAIRYGIATGRAERDVTADLRGALPSPIRGHFAAITEPKPLGQLLRDIDAYKGNFVVRTALQLQPLIFARPANLAAAEWSEFDLDAAEWRIAADKMKMKDAHIVPLSRQAVTLLQDIYPLTGSGRYVFASNQGKTGGEPHINREAIGAALRRMGYQGQHTAHGFRTTASTLLHEHGFHSDMIERQLSHAERNRIKAAYNRAQHLPERRMMMQAWSDYLDGLKNGAEVIPFRKSG; from the coding sequence ATGGCCCTATCCGATACCGCCTGCAAGAACGCCAAGCCGAAGGAAAAACCTTATAAGTTGGCGGATGAAAAGGGAATGTTCCTGTTAATCAACCCGAACGGCTCGAAATATTTCCGCCTCAAGTACCGCTTTGCCGGGAAAGAAAAGCTCTTAGCCCTGGGGGTATATCCCGAAACCAGTCTGAAGGACGCGCGAAGCAAACGCGATCAGGCGCGGGAGCAAATCGCCAAGGGGATCGATCCCGGCATTACCCGCAAGATCGAAAAGACCGGCAGCGCGGAGAACACGTTTTCGGCGGTCGCGAAGGAATTCATCGAGGCCAATAAAAACCGCTGGAGCGTCAGCCATCGAGAACACGTCGAGCAATGTTTCGAGCGGGATGTTTATCCGTGGATGGGAAACAGGCCGCTTAAGGATTTGTCGGCGGTTGAAGTCCTGGCAACCTTGCGGCGAATCGTGGACCGGGGAGCCCTGGAAACGGCCGCCAGAACAAAACAGTTTATCGGCCAAGCCATCCGGTACGGGATCGCCACCGGCCGAGCCGAGCGCGATGTCACCGCAGATTTACGCGGGGCCTTGCCCTCGCCTATACGCGGTCATTTTGCAGCAATCACCGAGCCCAAACCGCTAGGCCAATTACTGCGGGATATTGACGCCTATAAGGGAAATTTCGTGGTCAGAACGGCGCTACAGCTTCAACCGCTGATCTTTGCCCGACCCGCAAACCTGGCGGCGGCGGAATGGTCAGAGTTCGACCTTGACGCGGCCGAATGGCGTATTGCCGCCGACAAGATGAAAATGAAGGATGCGCACATTGTCCCCTTGAGTCGGCAAGCGGTCACCTTGTTGCAGGACATTTACCCGCTGACCGGATCGGGTCGATACGTGTTCGCCAGCAACCAAGGCAAGACCGGCGGCGAGCCGCACATCAACCGCGAGGCGATCGGGGCGGCGTTGCGGCGCATGGGCTACCAAGGTCAGCACACGGCGCACGGATTCCGAACCACCGCCAGTACCCTATTGCATGAGCATGGCTTTCATTCAGACATGATTGAGCGGCAGTTATCCCACGCCGAACGCAACCGGATCAAAGCCGCCTACAACCGAGCGCAACACTTGCCTGAGCGTAGGATGATGATGCAAGCCTGGTCCGACTACCTGGACGGCTTGAAGAACGGGGCTGAAGTCATTCCGTTTAGAAAGTCCGGCTAA
- a CDS encoding ATP-binding cassette domain-containing protein, with protein MPLLRLTNISIAFGVHALLKNANFQLDAGERVGLLGRNGEGKSTLMKVIAGNIQADHGDIWRQPGLRLAWLEQAPDLPNDATIYDAVAGGLGELGDWLTRYHHLSQTAHDDQALRELGDLQHQLEAHNGWHFGNRVDTTLSKLDLPGDLKISDLSGGWKRRVALARALVIEPEVLLLDEPTNHLDFESIAWLEEQLLNFQGAVLFVTHDRAFLQKLATRITDLDRGNLVSWQGSYDDYLRRKAAALEDEANQNAEFDKKLADEEVWIRQGVKARRTRNEGRVRALEQLRRERDQRRSRQGTANMALERGDTSGKKVIEVKDISFAYADRQIVSHFSTLIQRGDKIGLIGANGAGKSTLLKLLLQQLEPTSGTIEQGTRLEIAYFDQLRDQLDPEETVADTIAHGNDFVDLPSGKKHVMSYLADFLFSPARARSPVKSLSGGEKNRLLLARLFTKPANLLVMDEPTNDLDLETLELLEEKLVNYDGTLLLVSHDRAFLDNVVTSVFVLDGSGSVEEYVGGYSDWLDQRPAPEAKAQPAKKAPEKPKTEPAQPAKKKKLSYKEQQELSQLPERIEQLESRQAELNALMNLPEFYKNDQPTIAKTLDELNQTVASLEEAYRRWDELEEMAGESS; from the coding sequence ATGCCGTTATTACGCTTAACCAACATCTCGATCGCCTTTGGCGTCCATGCTCTATTAAAAAACGCCAATTTCCAGCTCGATGCGGGCGAACGGGTCGGCCTCTTGGGCCGCAACGGCGAGGGCAAATCGACCCTGATGAAAGTCATCGCCGGCAACATCCAGGCCGACCACGGCGACATCTGGCGCCAACCTGGACTCCGGCTGGCCTGGCTCGAACAGGCGCCCGACTTGCCAAACGATGCGACGATCTATGACGCGGTCGCGGGCGGCCTCGGCGAACTCGGCGACTGGCTGACCCGCTATCACCACTTGTCGCAGACCGCCCACGACGACCAGGCGCTGCGCGAACTCGGCGACCTGCAACATCAGCTCGAAGCGCACAACGGCTGGCATTTCGGCAACCGCGTCGATACCACGCTGAGCAAGCTGGACTTGCCCGGCGACCTCAAGATCAGCGACCTGTCCGGCGGCTGGAAGCGCCGCGTCGCGCTGGCCCGCGCGCTGGTGATCGAGCCGGAAGTGTTGCTGCTTGACGAGCCGACCAACCACCTGGATTTCGAAAGCATCGCCTGGCTCGAAGAGCAATTGCTGAATTTCCAAGGCGCGGTGCTGTTCGTGACGCACGACCGTGCCTTCCTGCAGAAACTCGCGACCCGCATCACCGACCTGGACCGCGGCAATCTGGTGTCCTGGCAGGGCAGCTATGACGATTACCTGCGCCGCAAGGCCGCCGCGCTCGAAGACGAGGCGAATCAGAATGCCGAATTCGACAAGAAACTGGCCGACGAAGAAGTCTGGATACGCCAGGGCGTCAAGGCTCGGCGCACCCGCAACGAAGGCCGCGTGCGCGCGCTCGAACAACTGCGCCGCGAGCGCGACCAGCGCCGAAGCCGCCAGGGCACAGCCAACATGGCTCTGGAGCGCGGCGACACCTCCGGCAAGAAAGTGATCGAAGTCAAAGACATCAGCTTCGCCTATGCGGACCGGCAAATCGTCAGCCATTTCTCGACGCTGATCCAGCGCGGCGACAAGATCGGCCTGATCGGCGCGAACGGCGCCGGCAAATCGACCCTGCTCAAATTGCTGCTGCAACAGCTCGAACCCACCAGCGGCACGATCGAGCAGGGCACCCGCCTCGAAATCGCCTATTTCGATCAGCTGCGCGACCAGCTCGACCCCGAGGAGACCGTCGCCGACACGATCGCGCACGGCAACGATTTCGTCGATCTGCCCAGCGGCAAGAAGCACGTGATGTCTTATCTGGCCGACTTCCTGTTCTCGCCGGCCCGGGCGCGCTCGCCGGTCAAGAGCCTGTCCGGCGGCGAAAAAAACCGCCTGCTGCTCGCGCGCCTGTTCACCAAACCGGCCAACTTGCTGGTGATGGACGAACCGACCAACGACCTCGACCTCGAAACGCTCGAATTGCTCGAAGAAAAGCTGGTCAACTATGACGGCACCCTGCTCCTGGTCAGCCACGACCGCGCCTTTCTCGACAATGTCGTGACCAGCGTCTTCGTGCTGGACGGCTCAGGCAGCGTCGAGGAATACGTCGGCGGCTACAGCGACTGGCTGGACCAACGCCCCGCGCCCGAAGCCAAGGCGCAGCCAGCCAAGAAAGCCCCGGAGAAACCCAAAACCGAGCCGGCCCAGCCGGCCAAAAAGAAAAAGCTCAGCTACAAGGAACAGCAGGAGTTGAGCCAGTTGCCCGAGCGGATCGAGCAGCTCGAAAGCCGGCAGGCCGAGCTGAACGCGCTGATGAATTTGCCCGAATTTTACAAAAACGATCAGCCGACGATCGCCAAAACGCTGGACGAGCTGAACCAGACCGTCGCGTCGCTGGAAGAGGCTTACCGGCGCTGGGACGAACTCGAAGAAATGGCCGGCGAGAGCAGCTGA